GTGGTCTTTCCAGTGTGGGGTTGACGCTTCCGGGGATGTTCAGTGTTACTAATTCACCACTGACTGCTAATGGTAGCATCACCGCTACCCTTGCTAATCAGACAGCTAATACTGTTTTCGCAGGACCTGCCTCTGGCGGCCCTGCAGCTCCGACATTTCGTGCACTGGCTTCGACGGATTTACCGATCACTGGCGCTGCTGGAACCTTTATCAACGGCGGTAACAGCTTTGGTGTGGCGGGGAACATCGGTACCAACGATGCATTTGATTTGAACTTGAAAACTAATAATACTACCAAAATGACGATTCTGTCTAATGGGAATGTTGGTGTCGGAACGACAGCTCCACAGGAAAAACTTAACGTTGTCGGTAATGTTCTTGTCAATGGCAATAATTTATTCGAGTTTTTCGGCAATTCCTTTCCGCAGTCCAGCGGAAAATTACAGTTCCAGAATTTCTATGATTCCGATCCTGGAGTAGGAATGACTACAGGAAATTCAAAAATGTCCATTCAAGACATAACTATAAATGCAAATGGAGATAGTCGTCTAAGCGTCCTCAATAATTCGGACGTAGAGATATTTTCTGTCACTAGTGCTGGCAACGTTGGGATAGGGACTACGACGCCGGTCAGTAGGCTCACTGTTAATGAGACAAATGTTGCCACCTCCGGAACTAGAAACCTAAGCGATTTCAGTCTGATCGTTTTGCCACCATCCGCATCCACAGCAGTCAACCAAGGATTTCAACTCAAAGCCTACAACAATTCAACTGGAGCCTACGGCTATGGGGCTATTCGCGGGATGAGAATTGAGTCCACATTTAATGGAGCTGCGACTTCTTCTGCTTCTACTGTGGAAGGCATCAATGTTGTATCTTCTGCATTGGGCGGCACCGCAACAAATGTAACGGGCGCTAATATTCTCGCAATGGGCTCTGGCAGTCCGACAACAACATTAACAAGACTTACCGGAATTGATTTAACCACTGAGCTAGATGGACCTGCCAGCACAGTAAACATGTATGGGGTGAGTTCGAATTTGTCTACATCAGGGACCGTTACATCGACGAATCGCTATGGATTCTACCACAATGACTATAATTCCGGTACTTCGACAAATTCCTACGGCGTATATATCTATGATGACAACTGGGGCACCGTCACCAATCACTATGGGATCTTTTTAGATACTCGTGCTACGGCCACAAATAACTGGGGTGTTTACCAAAAAGTTTCAGCAGCCAAAAACTACTTCGCCGGCAACGTAGGTATAGGAACTACAGCTCCACAAACTACCCTCCAAGTTGCTGGAGTTATTTCACCAGCGGTAGACAATACCACGACTCTTGGCAGTGCCACCTATCGATTCACAACAGTCTATGCGACAAATGGTACAATCAATACCTCTGATCGTCGTGAGAAAAAAGATATTTATGAAACCGATTTGGGCTTGGATTTTATTAACAAATTGCGCCCGGTTTCCTACCGTTGGAACTCTGGAATTGATAATGATGTTCACTATGGCCTAATTGCCCAAGAAGCAGAACAAGTGATTGATGAGATTGGTAAAGGGGAAAAGACCTCTATTGTCACTCACGACGAAACAACAGATCGTTATGGCGTTAGGTACTCAGAACTCATTTCGCCCCTAATTAAAGCCATTCAGGAGCTTTATATGAAGTTTTTAGGGGTTGATCATAAGATCGCTTTTTTGAAAGTCGAAAACGCATCAATCAAGCAAGAAAACGCTGAACTTAAGGCGCGCCTTGACCAACAGGAAAAAGAACTAGCAGCCATTAAAAATAAGCTCGGATTATAAAAACTGGGAGATACTGGCATTTTCAACCAAGGGGGCGACTTCTTAAGCCGTGCAATCCGATCATCTGTTTCGACAGTTTCGAGAAGAGAATATTGTCAACTGTTTCCCCGGTTCCAGTTGTGAACTCAGATCGAAGGATACCTTCCTTTATGAAACCTAATTTTTCCGCCAGTTTAATACTGGGCTCATTTGTAGTTACAGCTCGCACGGTGAGGCGACGAAACAGCCGTTTTTCAAAAAGTTCGTCGATGGCTAAATTAATCAAACTCGTGGTAATTCCTTTACGTCGAAAGTCGGAATCCACAAAGTAGCCAAGTTCAGCCGACTTTGACGTCCAATTGATGTGCTTAATTTGAAACTGACCAATGAGTTGGTGGGTCTTCTTGTTTCGGATTCCATAATAGAAAGCATTACCAGAAGCTGCCCAGTGGGCCCTTTCAGCTATATAGGCCTGCGCCTGTTCAATTGACTCCATTGCTGCAGATTGCGGAAAGCTTTCGATAAGACTAGTTCTATTTCGCCGGGTTAACTGAAGCAGTTCATTGCTGTCTGGAAGCTGATGAATTCGAAGAGATAGAGTGTCGGTTTCAAGGTTATATGGTAAAAATTTGGAACTTGGAATCTGTCGACTTTGGAGTGCGTAAAGTCTTTCCTTTATCATTGGCCAGTCAGTATTTGTTATGCAATACAACATTCCGCTGGGAAGATCGCCATTCACTCTAATTTGCCAATGTCGAATCACTCCTTCAAACGTTGCGCCAAGACGAAGTACATTCATTTGCGAGGTATAGTTAATGTAATCAACCCTTAGCTCAACACGCACAGCACCCAACTTTTCAAATGCATATTTGAATAAAAGACTTTTGACTTCAGTGTTAACAAAGGTTCTTCGCCATTTTGGACTAATGCATGTTCCGCCAATTTCAAGGGCTTTTCGACCTGGAAATAGGCTGTGATATCTGGTTATTCCCACAACTTGACCCTCGACAAAATAAACAAATGGATTGCATTCCCCACGAGCTTGGGACTCAAT
This genomic window from Deltaproteobacteria bacterium contains:
- a CDS encoding tail fiber domain-containing protein; its protein translation is MKVLFILFTFFLAPASFANNPGVSYQGRIFKPDGNPLEGSSVQFRLQVRSPGSENCLLYEEVQTLNMAGSSGVFALTLNDGTGTRLDTATYQVDRIFANRETMTLDTTRCATGTTYTPNSSDGRKLVVYFKDETMAAYEAMPLMNLNYVPQAMYALEAQKVDKFEVSHILRAVDGSGNPATAPALNPTQLTNLNTLLATPAANYVQTTSNGSVALPVVAGNPSSGLATGQIWYDSGSNVMKYYDGAVKTFGTSSGLSSVGLTLPGMFSVTNSPLTANGSITATLANQTANTVFAGPASGGPAAPTFRALASTDLPITGAAGTFINGGNSFGVAGNIGTNDAFDLNLKTNNTTKMTILSNGNVGVGTTAPQEKLNVVGNVLVNGNNLFEFFGNSFPQSSGKLQFQNFYDSDPGVGMTTGNSKMSIQDITINANGDSRLSVLNNSDVEIFSVTSAGNVGIGTTTPVSRLTVNETNVATSGTRNLSDFSLIVLPPSASTAVNQGFQLKAYNNSTGAYGYGAIRGMRIESTFNGAATSSASTVEGINVVSSALGGTATNVTGANILAMGSGSPTTTLTRLTGIDLTTELDGPASTVNMYGVSSNLSTSGTVTSTNRYGFYHNDYNSGTSTNSYGVYIYDDNWGTVTNHYGIFLDTRATATNNWGVYQKVSAAKNYFAGNVGIGTTAPQTTLQVAGVISPAVDNTTTLGSATYRFTTVYATNGTINTSDRREKKDIYETDLGLDFINKLRPVSYRWNSGIDNDVHYGLIAQEAEQVIDEIGKGEKTSIVTHDETTDRYGVRYSELISPLIKAIQELYMKFLGVDHKIAFLKVENASIKQENAELKARLDQQEKELAAIKNKLGL
- a CDS encoding GNAT family N-acetyltransferase, which produces MTWASDPIELSTERVVLRTMTQNDIEAIVEAVHDPLGWSGRMWGIDTPEKIRDMLKKQIESQARGECNPFVYFVEGQVVGITRYHSLFPGRKALEIGGTCISPKWRRTFVNTEVKSLLFKYAFEKLGAVRVELRVDYINYTSQMNVLRLGATFEGVIRHWQIRVNGDLPSGMLYCITNTDWPMIKERLYALQSRQIPSSKFLPYNLETDTLSLRIHQLPDSNELLQLTRRNRTSLIESFPQSAAMESIEQAQAYIAERAHWAASGNAFYYGIRNKKTHQLIGQFQIKHINWTSKSAELGYFVDSDFRRKGITTSLINLAIDELFEKRLFRRLTVRAVTTNEPSIKLAEKLGFIKEGILRSEFTTGTGETVDNILFSKLSKQMIGLHGLRSRPLG